The following are from one region of the Amedibacterium intestinale genome:
- a CDS encoding DUF6431 domain-containing protein: MITFNNFSLKYISQKSYDDYISKIELSSITCPCCSHLGFHFHAYYKRSLLTHNGIITLKICRIICPHCHKTHAILPVSLIPYTRLLASDVIEIILDHDTDKDHSNLFLDPVYFYSIFHRYHSFLLNISYFPSITDFFVFHIHRFHRNFAQLRGFLFIPT; encoded by the coding sequence ATGATAACATTTAATAACTTTTCTCTCAAGTACATATCTCAAAAATCTTATGACGACTATATTTCTAAGATCGAACTTTCTTCCATCACATGTCCATGCTGTTCTCATCTTGGATTTCATTTTCATGCTTATTATAAAAGATCTTTACTTACACATAATGGTATTATTACCTTAAAGATATGCAGGATTATTTGTCCTCACTGTCACAAGACTCACGCCATCCTTCCTGTTTCTTTAATTCCTTACACCAGACTCCTGGCTTCTGATGTAATAGAAATCATTCTCGATCACGATACTGATAAAGATCATTCTAACCTTTTTCTTGATCCAGTTTACTTTTACTCCATCTTTCATCGATATCATTCCTTTTTACTGAATATTTCCTATTTCCCTTCAATTACTGATTTTTTCGTCTTTCATATTCATAGATTTCATAGAAATTTTGCTCAGTTGCGCGGCTTTCTTTTCATTCCCACATAG
- a CDS encoding ISL3 family transposase: MKNDTTSASISDDYILHLFHLQKEQIDSFQVNHQDDGVHVRIKLTPKTTSCPVCGFPTSKVKSYVHKRITHSMLNTEACYIDYQARRYICPACNKTFYEDNPFTFKGMKISLLTVYNVLRDLKNPADTFKSVAQRNHISSTSAMSIFDRHVQISRRKLPEYLNIDEVYSFKSENSSYVCVLLDFNSQNVIDLLPGRKKSELINYFSFIPREERCAVKAVSIDLWETYRIVAKMMFPNAAIAADKFHLIQELNRRVDKVRLRTMNQLKNYKLMDLKNADAASIEKAERMRKQYYLYKKFNWLLFTNDPAYTDPNREKKYNKVLQGYYNYNDILHYMCLYNPELEEAMNLKDRMIYFYKNSDLDNARKDINELISAFRDCKVPEISSFANTMTRWKTEIINSFIVTNEHGRKINSGIIENRNRTIKCIKHNSNGYTNWKRFRNRVLYVLNKDTTYHLYPKEGENENEQ; encoded by the coding sequence ATGAAAAACGATACTACTTCTGCGTCCATCAGTGACGACTATATCCTTCATCTCTTTCATCTCCAGAAAGAACAGATAGATTCTTTCCAGGTAAATCATCAGGATGATGGTGTTCATGTAAGGATCAAGCTTACCCCAAAGACTACTTCATGTCCTGTCTGCGGCTTTCCCACTTCCAAGGTAAAAAGCTATGTACATAAACGCATAACACATTCCATGCTGAATACGGAAGCCTGCTATATCGATTACCAGGCCAGACGCTATATCTGCCCTGCATGTAATAAGACTTTCTATGAGGACAATCCTTTTACTTTCAAGGGAATGAAGATCTCTTTATTGACCGTATATAATGTCCTTCGAGATCTGAAAAACCCTGCCGATACATTTAAAAGCGTTGCACAGAGAAATCATATATCCTCTACTTCTGCCATGTCCATCTTTGACAGGCATGTCCAGATATCCAGAAGAAAACTTCCTGAATATCTGAATATCGACGAAGTCTACAGTTTCAAATCTGAAAACAGTTCCTATGTATGTGTCCTTCTGGATTTCAACTCCCAAAATGTCATCGATCTTCTTCCAGGCAGGAAAAAGTCCGAACTCATCAATTACTTTTCTTTCATTCCCCGAGAAGAAAGATGTGCTGTAAAGGCCGTATCTATTGATTTATGGGAAACCTACAGGATCGTCGCAAAGATGATGTTCCCCAATGCCGCCATAGCTGCGGATAAATTCCATCTCATCCAGGAACTGAACAGAAGAGTAGACAAGGTGCGTCTGCGTACGATGAATCAGTTAAAGAACTATAAGCTCATGGATCTGAAAAATGCAGATGCAGCTTCGATAGAAAAAGCTGAAAGAATGCGTAAACAGTATTACCTTTATAAAAAATTCAACTGGCTTCTCTTCACAAACGATCCTGCATATACAGATCCAAATAGAGAAAAGAAATATAATAAAGTACTTCAGGGATACTATAACTATAACGATATCCTGCATTATATGTGTTTGTATAACCCTGAACTTGAAGAAGCCATGAATCTGAAAGACAGGATGATATATTTCTATAAGAACAGTGATCTTGATAATGCAAGAAAAGATATCAATGAACTGATCAGTGCTTTCAGGGATTGTAAAGTACCTGAAATATCATCCTTTGCGAATACGATGACCAGATGGAAGACTGAAATAATAAATTCTTTTATCGTCACGAATGAACATGGAAGAAAGATAAACAGCGGGATCATAGAAAACAGAAACAGGACGATCAAATGTATCAAGCACAATTCCAATGGATATACCAATTGGAAACGATTCCGAAACAGAGTGCTTTATGTACTGAATAAAGATACCACTTATCACTTATACCCTAAGGAAGGAGAAAATGAAAATGAACAATAA
- a CDS encoding YitT family protein encodes MEKKEQFKEFIYITFAMLFISASVYFFLVPSGIVVGSISGLAMVLSQLLSMPMSLITLILNAVLLVVGFLLIGKEFGAKTVYTSFLLPIFLWMFEKMFPFEGSITGNAVFDLAAYILMIALGQAMLFRVNASSGGLDIVAKVISKYTHMEIGKAVTLAGMVTAFTSIFVYDVGTLVVSILGTYANGQAIDYFIDGFNKKKKICILSNDYEVIKEHILNHMKRGVTLYKAQGGYEKTERTELVTIMTVNEYRQLLNYLQTANIEAFVTVSTINEVIGTWNIKRKESR; translated from the coding sequence ATGGAAAAAAAAGAACAGTTTAAGGAGTTTATTTATATTACGTTTGCAATGCTTTTTATTTCTGCATCTGTATATTTCTTCTTAGTTCCAAGTGGAATTGTAGTGGGAAGTATTTCAGGATTAGCAATGGTTTTATCGCAGCTGTTAAGTATGCCAATGTCTCTTATTACTTTAATCTTAAATGCAGTGCTGCTGGTGGTAGGATTTTTGCTTATTGGAAAAGAATTTGGCGCAAAAACAGTTTATACTTCTTTTCTTCTTCCGATATTTTTGTGGATGTTTGAAAAAATGTTTCCTTTTGAGGGTTCTATAACAGGAAATGCTGTTTTTGATTTAGCAGCTTATATTTTAATGATTGCGTTAGGTCAGGCAATGCTTTTTAGAGTCAATGCGTCTTCTGGAGGTTTGGATATTGTCGCAAAAGTAATTAGTAAATATACGCATATGGAAATTGGGAAAGCAGTTACATTAGCTGGTATGGTAACGGCATTCACTTCGATATTTGTGTATGATGTAGGTACATTGGTCGTTAGTATTTTAGGTACATATGCGAATGGACAGGCAATTGATTATTTTATTGATGGATTTAATAAAAAGAAAAAAATCTGTATTTTATCAAACGACTATGAAGTTATTAAAGAACATATATTAAATCATATGAAAAGAGGAGTTACTCTTTACAAAGCACAAGGTGGTTATGAAAAAACAGAACGCACAGAGCTTGTGACAATCATGACGGTAAATGAGTATCGGCAGTTATTGAATTATTTACAGACAGCGAATATTGAAGCTTTTGTAACTGTTTCTACAATTAATGAAGTAATAGGTACATGGAATATAAAACGAAAAGAAAGTAGATAG